A window of the Candidatus Neomarinimicrobiota bacterium genome harbors these coding sequences:
- a CDS encoding HD-GYP domain-containing protein, translating into MIKNIPVEKLKVGMYVNLSGGWLRHPFPKSKFIIRSQAQIKKLAASGIKQVSVDTEKSRIVADSLAKKQAGNGSSVPVEPDPMELILNGLRQEMDDEQLEPIEKAEVVYTNSIDMMSNLLEHPTVPNIKKSKMIIAVVVNHLLAEGEANRTLMKVLATDYYTYTHSVNVGVLSVLLAKEIFKGTRGVTAGSMQELGAGCFLHDLGKCEVASSIFDKKGSLTVEEWRQMHLHPAFGYEMLQQAKQLSKESKVIVLQHHERADGKGYPLGLKGDEIHYFARLCSIVDVYEALTSQRPYKKSLPAFEALKIMKEEMVTHNNQDLFRALVSILGH; encoded by the coding sequence ATGATCAAAAATATCCCCGTCGAGAAGCTGAAGGTTGGCATGTATGTCAATCTTTCCGGGGGCTGGTTGCGTCATCCGTTCCCGAAATCCAAGTTTATTATCAGGTCCCAGGCTCAGATCAAGAAGCTGGCCGCCAGCGGCATAAAGCAAGTGAGCGTTGATACCGAGAAAAGTCGGATTGTCGCCGATTCACTTGCGAAGAAGCAAGCTGGAAACGGCAGTTCAGTGCCTGTAGAGCCTGATCCTATGGAGTTGATCCTGAATGGTTTGCGGCAGGAAATGGACGATGAACAGCTGGAGCCCATTGAGAAAGCCGAGGTCGTTTACACCAACTCGATCGATATGATGAGCAATCTGCTGGAGCATCCCACGGTTCCCAACATAAAAAAAAGCAAGATGATCATTGCGGTCGTGGTTAATCATCTTCTTGCTGAAGGCGAAGCTAACCGCACGCTGATGAAGGTACTGGCAACAGACTACTATACCTACACCCACTCCGTCAATGTGGGCGTATTGAGCGTTCTACTGGCCAAGGAAATTTTCAAGGGGACACGCGGGGTGACTGCCGGGTCTATGCAGGAGCTTGGGGCAGGTTGCTTCCTTCATGATTTGGGCAAATGCGAGGTTGCCAGCTCCATATTTGATAAAAAGGGGAGCCTCACGGTTGAAGAGTGGCGGCAGATGCACCTGCACCCCGCCTTCGGCTATGAAATGCTGCAGCAGGCGAAACAGTTAAGTAAGGAGTCCAAGGTGATCGTCCTCCAGCACCACGAGCGGGCCGATGGCAAGGGCTATCCACTGGGTCTCAAGGGTGATGAAATCCACTACTTCGCGCGTCTGTGCTCTATCGTAGACGTGTACGAAGCGCTCACCTCGCAGCGCCCCTATAAGAAGTCACTACCCGCATTTGAAGCTCTAAAGATCATGAAGGAAGAAATGGTTACCCATAACAACCAAGATCTATTTCGTGCGCTGGTCTCGATCTTAGGGCACTAA